The DNA segment GCGTTCGTGCCGAGATCGGATGGCGCTGGCCCCGGATTGGTGGGCAAGCAGAAGAATGACACCGGAGGTAACTTGCACAGTGGGAGACATGGCCCGTATCCTGGTCACCGGCGCTAACGGCTTCATCGGCCGCCATGTTTCGTCTGCATTGGCTCGCACTGGCGTCGAGGTCTACGCTTGTGGCCGCAACGTGCAGAGCCCGCAGTTAACCGGGGTCAATTGGCAGACGGTGGATCTGCTATCTCGTGAGCAGGTCGTCAAGCTCGTTACTGACGTGGCGCCGCAAATTGTGGTTCATTGCGCTTGGTACACTGAGCACGGCAAGTATTGGGCCGCGCCTGCGAATGCGGATTGGGTGGCAGCCTCGGTATTCCTGGCGCAGGAAGCTTATTCGCGCGGGGCATCGCGGTTTGTCGGCGTTGGGACAGGAGCGGAATACGCGCCCGACGCTGCATCACCGTTTTGCGAACTCACGTCACGTATTGAGCCTGACACGGTCTATGGGTTGGCCAAAGATACAGCACGGCGTACGATTGAGGCGTTGGCTTTATCTCTGGGGCACTCGTTCGTGTGGACGCGTGTATTTATGCTCTATGGGGATGGCGAACATCCGGCGCGGTTGGTGTCTTCTTTGTGCCGGTCGTTCGTCAAGGGTGAGACGGCCAAAATGTCGTCGGGAAAGGCGCTGCGCGACTTTATGCATGTGGGGGATGTAGGGGCGGCCATCGCTGCTGTAGCGCGGTCGGATGTGCGGGGGTGTGTCAACATTGGTTCGGGGGATGCGGCGCCGATTGCATCGATCGCGAAAAAACTGGCGACGTTGTCAGGGCGACCGGAACTGCTTGCGATTGGGGCATTGCCAGATCGCCCGAATGAGCCAGCCGCGTCATTTCCGGATGTGTCGAGGCTGCGGGATGAGGTGGGGTTTAGACCTTCGGTCAGTCTGGACGACGGGCTTGCCGCGGCGCTGGACTATTGGCGCAGCCAAGAAAACGCGGCCAGCTGATCGAGACGAAAATAATTGATGGATACTCTTGAGGCTATTCGTTCGTGTTGGAGCTTATGTTCGCGGCGACGGGCACGGCGTCGTATTTTGTTGTTGGGGCATGAGGCTTTTCGCCGAAGAACATTCTCGTCCGCGCATTCAAAATCTTAAGCCAGCGATATGACCTGTCAGCGTAGTGCCAGAGCGCAGGTTTCATCAGTCCTCTTACTGCTTGCGTGCCGACAAGTGAAGGCAAGTGGATGCTGCAATAGCGGCGAAAATCGTCGCGCAGTTTCTGCATCATTTCTGGATCGATAATGCCGGATTCCTGAGCACCATTGTCCACATCGACAAAGCCCTGAATAAAGTCCGCTTTGTCCGTTCCTACCACCCGGCGCTGAATCAAAAACGGTAAGATGGTCAAGGGGTCAAATGCATGCACGTGCTCAAAGTGTGCGACGACGTGATTTAGGCTCCACCTCAATTCGTTTGTTCGATAGAGCCCATAAATCCATCCCGCACGGGCGCGGACCACCAAACGAGCCGCGTACACGTCATTGGGTTCGGAGGGCCACTGTTGTGGGTACACTTTGACCCGGCTGCGGCCTCGCTTTTCCATTACAGTACGGCCAACGGCCAATGCGGCGTTGGGGGTTGCGTCCAGCAGGCGAACCAGCTCGTCGATAAAGTTAACACTCGAATAATCGTCGTACGCACGCCACATGAAATAGGGAGTTTCAGCCATTGCCAGAACATCGACAAAATTCTGGCGGCAGCCTTTGTTGTAGGGTTGAATTCGATGCGAAAAGCGTGTGTCTTTTTGGACAAATTTTTCTATGATCGCGCTGGTGCGATCCGTGG comes from the Planctomycetia bacterium genome and includes:
- a CDS encoding NAD(P)-dependent oxidoreductase; protein product: MARILVTGANGFIGRHVSSALARTGVEVYACGRNVQSPQLTGVNWQTVDLLSREQVVKLVTDVAPQIVVHCAWYTEHGKYWAAPANADWVAASVFLAQEAYSRGASRFVGVGTGAEYAPDAASPFCELTSRIEPDTVYGLAKDTARRTIEALALSLGHSFVWTRVFMLYGDGEHPARLVSSLCRSFVKGETAKMSSGKALRDFMHVGDVGAAIAAVARSDVRGCVNIGSGDAAPIASIAKKLATLSGRPELLAIGALPDRPNEPAASFPDVSRLRDEVGFRPSVSLDDGLAAALDYWRSQENAAS
- a CDS encoding glycosyltransferase family A protein, with the protein product MARVTIGVPVFNAESLLERSLDNLAAQTFRDFNIIVLDNASTDRTSAIIEKFVQKDTRFSHRIQPYNKGCRQNFVDVLAMAETPYFMWRAYDDYSSVNFIDELVRLLDATPNAALAVGRTVMEKRGRSRVKVYPQQWPSEPNDVYAARLVVRARAGWIYGLYRTNELRWSLNHVVAHFEHVHAFDPLTILPFLIQRRVVGTDKADFIQGFVDVDNGAQESGIIDPEMMQKLRDDFRRYCSIHLPSLVGTQAVRGLMKPALWHYADRSYRWLKILNARTRMFFGEKPHAPTTKYDAVPVAANISSNTNE